The region acgtgagcttgttttgaagtgctttCTTCCTCATTTCGACCTTTATTATCttccactacactgatcttcgacTACAGAGAATACTGGTTTCAAAGaagaattcactttgagtagttAGTCTGTCAAAATAGGCTTTACAGACATTGCgataagcattcttgaaaaaccACAGTCGCTTCGTATTTCTTCGAGGGAAATTAATTCCTATTGCGCCTAAGTCTTCCTTCTTAGCTGTCAAGGAAATAGAGCACGCGTAGACACTTATTCTGTCAGGTGATAAGCTAAGCTCCGCCCTTCTTAGTCACTCGACATGTTGACATTGATTGACAACCACCTTGTTTCTTATTGGTCAGCCATAGATGATTACCTCATAGCAGAAGGCCGCAAAGGTCTCATGGGTACTATTGCgcattttgttcattttgtagctgaggaaaaaaaaaaccaacgtATTTTATGACTCGTGCCAGCGGCGAAGGCCTGGGCACGAGTAATCACCTTACGAGAGATCACATCTCTGTAATCGAATCACATCTCTGTAATCGAATACTACCATAAAACAAGCAGAACGTTTCATAACAAACACCACCCACCAATGTCATGACAAAAGCATAAAATAGTGATCTAGATAATTTATACGAACCTTTTCGGTTACCATTTTCATAATAGTGTTAAACATATACAATTTAGAGTAAAAACTGCACGAGGACTTTCCTCATTATTTACTTCAATGGGGCATTTTCATGGCACTCGAACCTAAGTTTGCCAAGTAACTAAAAACTGTGTATTTGCCATTGCTACAgtctgtaaaagaaaaaaaactaaaataagtCTTCTTGACATTGCTAGCTATcttaaaaaattcaacaacgtATAACTTTTCACTCAAGACAACTCCACATCACAATTCATACTTAATCTTCTGCTCAACTTGagtgttaaaataataattctgaTCTTATCCCAGCTGTTCAGAGCGAGAATACGTAAATCATGATTGGTTggctaaaaaaatattttccacaATATATTGACCATTAGGTCTTGACTCATTTTTGTTTACCTCAACCCTTaaatttcacactttttttgaaaaatttgacgGTTGTAGTTTATGGCAATTTAGCGTTTCTCGTCTTCTCAAAAACTAGAACAGGAACAATTGGATAGTTGAAATTCTGTGATCTCCTCTAATCTCAATGTAGAATCTCACTTCAAAGTTCCAAATTCAACATGATCTTTTTTCTCAGGCTTTTAGCAAATACATCATTTCGACAACACCCAAGGTCTTGAATTCTTAAAGTGATCAGTTTTCTTTTGGtattttgaattcttttttttttttgttttcttttttttgaaaatgttaatagAAATCTGCTCTCTCACGAGGGTTCccattcaaattcaaataagAAAGAGAGGTATTTACTCTGCGGgtctgagcaagtgaatttgttCCCTCATCTCCAATGGAGTTACCATTCAAATCCAAAGAAGTAAGACTGGTGTTTGCTCtcagggcctgagcaagtgaatttgctccctcatcaccaatgAAATTGGTGGGCAAAGCCAAAACagtaagagaggtgtttactctgagggcctgagcaagtgaaatTGCTCCCTCATTACCAATTGAGTTGTCAAACAAATTCAGATCAGAAAGACAGGTGTTTACTttgagggcctgagcaagtgaaattgctccctcatcaccaatgGAGTTGGAAGGCAAATTCAAACAAGAAAGACAGGTGTTCACTCttagggcctgagcaagtgcaTTTGCTCCCTCATCCCCAATGGAATTGGAATACAAATCCAATGAAGTAAGAGAGGTGTTaactctgagggcctgagcaagtgaatttgctccctcagcaCTAATGGAGTTGGAAGGCAAGTCCAAAGaggaaagagaggtgtttactctgagggcctgagcaagtgaattggCTCCCTCAGCACTAATGGAGTTGGAAGGCAAATCCAAAGAACAAAGTGAGGTGTTTACTTCGAGGGCCTGAGCAACTGAATTTGCCCCATTATCACCAATGAAATTGGAATCCAAATCCAAAAAAGAAAGCGAGGTGTTTCCTCTGAGGGCCtcagcaagtgaatttgctcccttaTCACCAATCCGGTTACGacacaaattcaaagaagaaagggaggtgtttactctgagggctTGAGCAATTGAGTTTACTCCCTCATCACCAATAAAGTTCGAAtccaaattcaaagaagaaagagaagtgTTTACTCTCAAGGACTGTGCAAAGGAATTTGCTCCTTCAGTATCACTAAAATTGTGAGACAGTTCCAAAGAGGAAAGAGACGTGTTTACgctgagggcctgagcaagtgagtTTGTTCCCTCCTCATTAAAGAAGTTGAAATCCAAATCCAAGGAAGAAAGCGACGTGTTAACTCTGAGGGCCtcagcaagtgaatttgctccttcATCACCAATGGAATTAGAAGCCAGTTTTAAAGAggtaagagaggtgtttattcgaagggcctgagcaagagaatttgctccctcatcaccaatgGAATTGTAACccaaatccaaagaagaaagacaGGCGTTAATTCTGAGGGTCTGAGCAAGTGAAATTGCTCCGTCACCACCAATGGAGTTGGAACGtaaatccaaagaagaaagagaggtgttcaCTCTGAGGGCCTCAGCAAGTGAATTCGCTCCCTCATCATCAATGTAGTTAAAAcgcaaattcaaagaagaaagagaggtgtttactctgagggcctgagcgAGCAGCTTGGTAAGCCCAGCACTAAACTTCAAATGCCGTATCTCCAGGCTTGAAATGGTAGAGTTAAAGGTGAGGGCCTGGAAAAACGGCTCTATAAATTTACTGTCCCTTGGATAGAAGGAAGACACATTTACTACCACGTCAACCAACTGAAGACTCTCGCCAAGGGTACGAACTAATGTGGAAGGGTCTCCTGAACAATTTTTGCATTCGTAAATTAAGGCATTAGCAACACTTAGGCAAGAAACGAATTTAAGTGAAGAGCCGCCTGTCTCATTTACAACTGCAGCAATACTTTGCATAATTGAGAGCGCAGTTTCCCCGGATCGCTGAGCTACGATTCCAGTCATGAATTTAAGAGCATGAAATAGTTCACTTAAGTACCTGTAATCGGTCAGTACTGAGTGAGAGTTCGTAACATCATCAATAACAGAAAAGGCAAGGAAGAAACCggaaaagaattcttgaaaACTTTTATGAAAAAACCCGTAACGGTCGCAAGGAGCTCTCTTGCTACCACCAGACTGGATCGAGAGAAAGCCAAACTTGATCAACAAACGTTCCTTGATATCCCCTTTGTGGTCATCGaaataaagttcttgtttACCCAGAGAATATAGCGCAGTTTCTCCTAGGATCATCAGTTCCTTTTTGTAAACTAATAAAAGGTCTTTATCTCTATTTGATAAGCCGTTCTTGCTTTCAAAACGTCTCAAAATAAAGAGAACAATCTCCACGTAAAGCTCCGTCCTATTGGTTGGTAGAATTCCCTCTAAATCCTCAAAGATAACACAGAGTAGAAGAGTGTTTAAAGGATTTTGTGTAAGTTCCCTTAAATCCTTATCAAACATAACTTTTGAAATGAGTCCTTCTGCCAAGTGTTCCGCGTGTTGAAAATACTTTCTTATGTAACACTCTGCATCAGTGTTTGTGAATCCCACAATCTCTAACAATGTGTCGGCGTATGGCCTCAATTTACTTCTCGCCTCGTGCCGAGAGGTGAGAACAATGTAACAGCCACGAAGCTGTTTCCTTTGAATAAGTTTCAAATACATTTCCATCTTTTGTGGGTCTACCTCATCTAATCCATCGAGCACAAGCAACACCTTGGAgggattttctttcaagaattgGAAAAACATCTCTTTTTCCTCCGCCTTAATTTCATCTGGCAGAATTTGTTCTTCAATAGCGTCCCAGATAGTAGATTTGATTCCACGACATCTGAGAAGCAGGAGCACATCAATTCTTGGAAAAGACTCATCCCATTCGCCACATTGTTTGCTTGCCCAATCGAATACCAGTTTTTGGCAATAGGTGGTCTTTCCCATACCAGGTTCGCCTTCAATCAACACTATCAGTGGGTGTTTGCAACACTTGTGTGGTGTGAAGATACTAGTCATGTTGGTGACTTCTTCTGTGGTCTCTATTCCGCGTGTCCTTTCCTTTGCAACTATCCTAAGTCTGGTGAAAATGTCGTCTATCTGGAAATTGAACTCGTCACACCAAGGAATGGGCAAAATCACCCCTTCACACTTCTGGTAAAATTGTCGTATCCCCTCTATGATTTCAGTTGAACACGAAGCACCACCTGCAACAAACAAGGAATAAAGTTCCTTTTAAGAGACCACATATTCTAATGCAGTTGTTACGGGACAGATTTTGTAGACACAGCTTCAGCGTTTTGACTTCGTTATTCTGGCATGAAACTTCAGCACTCTGCCGTTGCCAGCAGGGAACTCTCCCTAGCTCTCTTAAAACTGGTGTTTATTTGTATATGCTCTTGCTGAGATATGATTGGTCAACTAACAATAGATTTCCTTGAAGAAGAAAGGACAATGAGTTAACAGTATGGGCGTAAGATTACGTGCTCCGTGCTAAAATCGAGTTAATTAAATTGTCGGATAAACTGATAGCAATGGAAACCGAAGTTTCCGCGGTCCTTTACCCTAACCTGCAGATAATTACGTTAAGATAACTAACATGGTCGGTATTACAACTGTACAAGAAAGAGCCGCTAAGACAGTCCACGTGCTTCCAACAACATCGGCAGAAATTCGGCTTTTGCCTAATGCATTATCTTATGGGAAAGTTATTTAAATTAGCTGCGAGAGACAGGGATCTTCGCGACACTTAATTTGGCATGCACATTTCAATTTCCGTTCTAGGTTCTTAGGCACCGTGCATTAAAATACTTTGCATACAATAAAACGATCATGAAAATAGAgttcaaaatattacaaaatattATAAGACTATCACTttactctgaagatggcttccgcacaggatGTCGAAACGTCAATGGCAAACAACAGtgcttctcaggactccaatctaCCCCTGGGTTCCAACCATTTTCTtactgaaaatttgttttttgaatttgaatgttTTATGAATTACATCAAACTAGAAATCGCTTCCTGTatgtcttcttttcttttctcatgggAGACTTCCTTAAGGACGAATATGGTTCATAAAATGTCACAAAAATAAATGTATGATCTTagagagaaaattaaattttacaaattgttCAATGCATGACATTTCATGTCAGGTGCTTCTTTTAGGGATTTGTCCTTACTTAATCACCTCCCAGATGTTGCTACAGTAGCTCTAATGGTAGAGCAGTGTGCCATACAATCTCACAGGTCATGGGCTCAAGTCCCATTTTagccttgaatttttttcgcagCTGGGCTTCTTTGCATGACTGCATAACTTACTCATTTCCATGCAATGTTTTCTCCAGTATCATACAAATAACTGCCTTATTCAACTACGTCTCCTCATAATAAGGGAAATTATTGAATATACATAACATTGACATTACAATCTTGTTTCTCTCAATAATCTTTCTTCCCTTTACAATGTCCTTAGCAAAAAATactcaacaataataattattatctcattaaaataattatcgGACTTTCCAGGATTGTAATTCAGTCATccaatggtaatggtaatggtattGCGTtcatatagcgcattttctatatggatatattcaaatgcgctttacaacactttgtgggggacttttgCCAGACTGatttatggcgcagttcagAATCTTTTAATGGaacaagtagaattcacaggtgccTCCAGAACAGAATAAGTGAttccagaccacaacaccggaaACTTCATGCCCCACTcttttacgaatagtgtgtgggttctttaacgtcgcacagttattttaagggttttgagacgggacctcctgcttatagtccttatccgagaagataCTGTactctaaccatttgctgatgtaattacaaaggcagcattttctactcagttattttaagaccctgagcgttggtccggccggggtcaaactcacgacctcccgcgtaaCAGCCCAATACtaaaccaactgagccaccggcgCGCGGTGTCCTAATTCTTGCTATCCTCTCTTACTTTTGGATGATCAACAATAGCATACTGCTACTTCTACGTGTTGTAAACTTTGAACCATTC is a window of Acropora palmata chromosome 4, jaAcrPala1.3, whole genome shotgun sequence DNA encoding:
- the LOC141880165 gene encoding uncharacterized protein LOC141880165, whose protein sequence is MASAVSVNGQSFLLTSSSAIKDKDKQEKLIFKRFSRKHFGRYTVEASFFGEFGEFTFLRIKDTPKDNGGKFDILRLNLELPPSKSLNVLTSPCALEKFKFKFKCDGNIGKIELSETSIEETSIVGAPIIVEQSGQFSVIGVLGWTSEETLCPCYWNENTLDMLSKQMDIQGKKVAAGTKKPVEKGTSSEPEIKPQAVGAREVELNENFTGTSTALEITAQALAARGLKLNEDFTGGASCSTEIIEGIRQFYQKCEGVILPIPWCDEFNFQIDDIFTRLRIVAKERTRGIETTEEVTNMTSIFTPHKCCKHPLIVLIEGEPGMGKTTYCQKLVFDWASKQCGEWDESFPRIDVLLLLRCRGIKSTIWDAIEEQILPDEIKAEEKEMFFQFLKENPSKVLLVLDGLDEVDPQKMEMYLKLIQRKQLRGCYIVLTSRHEARSKLRPYADTLLEIVGFTNTDAECYIRKYFQHAEHLAEGLISKVMFDKDLRELTQNPLNTLLLCVIFEDLEGILPTNRTELYVEIVLFILRRFESKNGLSNRDKDLLLVYKKELMILGETALYSLGKQELYFDDHKGDIKERLLIKFGFLSIQSGGSKRAPCDRYGFFHKSFQEFFSGFFLAFSVIDDVTNSHSVLTDYRYLSELFHALKFMTGIVAQRSGETALSIMQSIAAVVNETGGSSLKFVSCLSVANALIYECKNCSGDPSTLVRTLGESLQLVDVVVNVSSFYPRDSKFIEPFFQALTFNSTISSLEIRHLKFSAGLTKLLAQALRVNTSLSSLNLRFNYIDDEGANSLAEALRVNTSLSSLDLRSNSIGGDGAISLAQTLRINACLSSLDLGYNSIGDEGANSLAQALRINTSLTSLKLASNSIGDEGANSLAEALRVNTSLSSLDLDFNFFNEEGTNSLAQALSVNTSLSSLELSHNFSDTEGANSFAQSLRVNTSLSSLNLDSNFIGDEGVNSIAQALRVNTSLSSLNLCRNRIGDKGANSLAEALRGNTSLSFLDLDSNFIGDNGANSVAQALEVNTSLCSLDLPSNSISAEGANSLAQALRVNTSLSSLDLPSNSISAEGANSLAQALRVNTSLTSLDLYSNSIGDEGANALAQALRVNTCLSCLNLPSNSIGDEGAISLAQALKVNTCLSDLNLFDNSIGNEGAISLAQALRVNTSLTVLALPTNFIGDEGANSLAQALRANTSLTSLDLNGNSIGDEGTNSLAQTRRVNTSLSYLNLNGNPRERADFY